A part of Caldicellulosiruptor owensensis OL genomic DNA contains:
- the rpsB gene encoding 30S ribosomal protein S2, producing the protein MPVLTMKQLLEAGVHFGHQTRRWNPKMAEYIFTERNGIYIIDLQKTVKKMDEAYEFVKSQVAEGKIVLFVGTKKQAQETIKEEAERCGMFYINQRWLGGLLTNFRTIKTRIERLKELQRMEEDGTFDVLPKKEVNLLRKEKERLLKYLGGIQNMPRIPDILYIVDPRKERNAVLEARKLGIPIVAIVDTNCDPDEIDYVIPGNDDAIRAVKLITSKIADAVIEGREGEQFTPANTSSQEADKASGQVEITADDDIDEE; encoded by the coding sequence ATGCCAGTTTTAACTATGAAACAGCTTCTTGAAGCAGGTGTGCATTTTGGTCATCAGACACGCAGATGGAATCCCAAGATGGCTGAGTATATCTTTACTGAAAGAAATGGGATTTATATCATTGACCTTCAAAAGACAGTAAAGAAAATGGACGAAGCTTATGAGTTTGTAAAGTCTCAGGTAGCAGAGGGCAAGATTGTCCTATTTGTTGGAACAAAAAAGCAAGCTCAAGAGACAATCAAAGAAGAGGCAGAAAGATGCGGAATGTTTTACATCAATCAACGATGGCTTGGTGGGCTTTTAACCAACTTCAGAACAATCAAGACAAGAATAGAAAGGTTAAAAGAGCTCCAGCGAATGGAAGAGGACGGCACATTTGATGTTCTGCCCAAGAAAGAAGTAAATCTCTTGAGGAAAGAAAAAGAAAGACTTTTGAAGTATCTTGGTGGTATTCAGAACATGCCACGCATTCCTGACATCTTGTACATTGTTGATCCACGAAAAGAAAGAAATGCCGTGCTTGAGGCAAGAAAGCTTGGGATTCCAATAGTTGCGATTGTCGATACAAACTGCGATCCTGACGAGATTGACTATGTAATTCCTGGAAATGATGATGCAATCCGTGCCGTAAAGCTCATCACATCTAAAATTGCAGATGCTGTGATTGAGGGAAGAGAAGGTGAGCAGTTTACACCTGCTAATACTTCATCTCAAGAGGCAGATAAAGCGTCTGGACAGGTAGAGATAACAGCTGATGATGACATAGATGAAGAATAA
- a CDS encoding glycosyltransferase translates to MIDIICFSTTPWDPIPTRKQQIMKRMPKNCRIFYLDPPVTLIGPLKDPSLRPYLTRFRKSPKRIKENLFVFALPPIIPFYNKKRAINKFNQKMIANFVKEIIYQNFNLKSPIIWTYMPNTVDLLEHLSYSLLVYDCIDKHSEFQGFIDKALVERMEDELAQKSSVVFTTTQGLYNKLKPLNPHTYLVPNGAEFEHFNRASNRLPVPDEMKNIPHPIFGFVGVIHTWIDTQLIEYLAKERNEWSFVLIGPVGAGVNIDTLKKLKNVYLLGRVDHRDLPQYVSQFDVCLNLFRTNKLSENVSPLKFYEYLATGKPIVSTYMPQVEEFSDVVYIGKNYEDMLAKCFQALQEAQNPDIEKIERRIEYAKKTSWDSRVAEIIDILKREGINIE, encoded by the coding sequence GATAATGAAAAGAATGCCAAAAAACTGTAGAATATTTTATTTAGACCCACCTGTGACTCTGATAGGTCCATTAAAAGATCCAAGTTTGAGACCTTACCTCACAAGATTTAGAAAATCTCCAAAAAGAATAAAAGAAAACCTCTTTGTATTTGCTCTACCACCAATTATTCCTTTTTATAACAAAAAAAGAGCTATAAACAAATTCAATCAAAAAATGATAGCAAATTTTGTTAAAGAAATTATCTATCAAAACTTTAATTTAAAATCTCCTATAATATGGACTTACATGCCAAACACGGTTGATCTTCTTGAACATCTTTCTTACAGTCTTTTAGTTTACGACTGTATAGACAAACATTCAGAGTTTCAAGGCTTTATTGACAAAGCTTTAGTTGAGCGCATGGAAGATGAGCTTGCTCAAAAAAGCAGTGTAGTTTTCACAACAACGCAGGGACTTTATAATAAACTAAAACCATTAAATCCTCACACATATCTTGTGCCAAATGGTGCTGAGTTCGAACATTTTAATAGGGCTTCAAATAGGTTACCTGTACCCGATGAGATGAAGAATATTCCCCATCCTATTTTTGGTTTTGTAGGTGTTATCCATACATGGATTGATACTCAGCTTATAGAATATTTGGCAAAAGAAAGAAATGAATGGTCTTTTGTTTTGATAGGACCTGTGGGCGCTGGTGTTAACATTGACACTTTAAAAAAGCTAAAGAATGTCTATTTGCTTGGAAGGGTTGACCACCGGGATCTTCCTCAGTATGTTTCTCAATTTGATGTGTGCTTGAATTTATTCAGAACAAACAAGCTATCAGAGAATGTAAGTCCGCTAAAGTTTTACGAATATTTGGCAACCGGAAAACCAATTGTTTCAACTTATATGCCTCAAGTAGAGGAATTTTCTGATGTTGTGTATATTGGCAAAAACTATGAGGATATGCTTGCAAAGTGCTTTCAAGCTCTGCAGGAGGCACAGAACCCTGATATTGAAAAGATCGAAAGAAGAATAGAATATGCAAAAAAAACCTCCTGGGATAGCAGAGTAGCTGAAATTATTGATATACTAAAGAGGGAAGGGATAAACATTGAATAG
- the tsf gene encoding translation elongation factor Ts, which produces MITAEMVKELREKTGAGMMDCKKALEDAGGDMDKAIELLRERGFAKAAKKASRVAAEGIVESYIHGNGRIGVLVEINCETDFVARNEEFRQFAKDIAMQIAAANPKYVSREEVPPEVIEKEKAILRQQALNEGKPENVVDRIVEGRLEKFFEEVCLLEQPWIKNPDMKIKDLLTEKIAKIGENIVIRRFARFERGEGIEKAASC; this is translated from the coding sequence ATGATTACTGCTGAGATGGTGAAGGAGCTCAGAGAAAAAACAGGTGCTGGTATGATGGACTGCAAAAAGGCTTTAGAAGATGCAGGCGGCGATATGGACAAGGCAATAGAACTTTTGAGAGAAAGAGGTTTTGCAAAAGCAGCAAAGAAGGCTTCACGTGTTGCAGCAGAAGGTATTGTTGAAAGTTATATTCATGGAAACGGTAGAATTGGTGTTTTGGTAGAGATAAATTGCGAGACAGACTTTGTTGCAAGAAATGAGGAGTTTAGACAATTTGCAAAGGACATTGCTATGCAGATTGCAGCAGCAAATCCTAAGTATGTTTCAAGAGAAGAGGTGCCTCCAGAGGTAATTGAAAAAGAAAAGGCAATTTTAAGACAGCAGGCTTTGAATGAAGGAAAACCAGAAAATGTTGTTGACAGAATTGTTGAGGGTAGACTTGAAAAGTTCTTTGAAGAGGTTTGCTTGCTTGAGCAGCCTTGGATTAAAAACCCTGATATGAAGATAAAAGACTTGCTCACAGAAAAAATTGCAAAAATTGGCGAAAATATTGTTATAAGAAGATTTGCAAGATTTGAAAGAGGAGAAGGAATTGAAAAGGCTGCTTCATGCTAA
- a CDS encoding isoprenyl transferase — protein sequence MLEFLKRKKIKIEKEKMPQHIAIIMDGNGRWAKKRGLPRSAGHRFGAQKLKEIVLFADEIGLKYLTVYAFSTENWKRPKDEVENLMNLLREFFDTEIENLIKKTQIRIKVIGDISKLDKDIQERIISAEGRTKDKRGLCVVIALNYGGRQEIINAVKNLALDIKNGKIDIEDVDEELFKKYLYTYDIPDPDLLIRPSGEMRVSNFLLWQISYTEFWFSNVLWPDFKKEHLLKAIEDYQKRDRRFGGVK from the coding sequence ATGTTAGAATTTTTGAAAAGAAAAAAAATAAAAATAGAAAAAGAAAAGATGCCACAGCACATTGCAATTATTATGGATGGAAATGGAAGATGGGCAAAAAAAAGAGGTCTTCCACGCTCGGCGGGGCACAGGTTTGGTGCGCAGAAGCTAAAAGAGATAGTCCTTTTTGCTGATGAAATAGGATTAAAGTACCTTACAGTTTACGCTTTTTCGACAGAAAACTGGAAAAGGCCTAAAGATGAAGTTGAAAATCTTATGAATCTTTTGAGAGAATTCTTTGATACAGAGATAGAAAACCTTATAAAAAAGACCCAGATAAGAATCAAGGTTATAGGGGATATTTCAAAACTTGATAAAGATATTCAAGAAAGGATTATAAGTGCTGAAGGAAGGACTAAAGACAAACGTGGACTTTGTGTTGTTATAGCCCTCAATTATGGTGGAAGACAGGAAATAATAAATGCGGTAAAAAATTTGGCTTTGGACATAAAGAATGGTAAAATTGATATCGAAGATGTTGATGAAGAGCTCTTTAAAAAATACCTTTACACATATGATATTCCTGATCCTGACCTTTTGATAAGACCGAGTGGAGAGATGAGGGTTTCAAACTTTCTTTTATGGCAGATATCATATACAGAATTTTGGTTTTCGAATGTCCTATGGCCAGACTTCAAAAAGGAGCATCTTTTAAAGGCTATCGAAGATTATCAAAAAAGAGACAGAAGATTTGGCGGGGTTAAATAG
- a CDS encoding 1-deoxy-D-xylulose-5-phosphate reductoisomerase encodes MTKKICILGSTGSIGVQTIDVAKKLGIRVVGLSANKNVDLLIKQARELNPDILCIVDEKYYAILKENFPDKIVVAGQKGLISVATYPAADLIVNALVGVSGLVPTVEAILAGKRVALANKETLVTGGKIIKRILSQKQAKDSLPLLIPVDSEHSAIFQCLVGEDKKNVKKIILTASGGPFRGKKLKDLQSVNVEDVLKHPTWNMGKKITVDSATLINKGFEVIEAMFFFDKRCDDIDVVIHPQSIVHSMVEFVDGAIKAQLSYPDMRLPIEYALTFPERSREIVMPLELTKIKNLTFEEPDFDTFFLLKIAYECAKKGESYPIVLNAANEEAVKYFLERKIGFVDIMNYVTKIIERHREQKVESIQDILEIDAEARQKFKNLVEGEKN; translated from the coding sequence ATGACAAAAAAGATATGCATCTTAGGGTCAACCGGGTCCATAGGTGTTCAGACAATAGATGTTGCTAAAAAACTTGGAATTAGAGTTGTGGGTCTTTCAGCGAACAAAAATGTAGATCTTTTGATTAAGCAAGCAAGAGAGCTTAACCCTGACATTTTATGTATTGTAGATGAGAAATACTATGCTATATTGAAAGAAAATTTTCCTGATAAGATAGTTGTAGCAGGTCAGAAAGGACTAATTAGTGTTGCAACATATCCAGCAGCAGATTTGATCGTAAATGCTCTTGTTGGTGTATCTGGTTTAGTGCCGACAGTTGAGGCTATTTTGGCAGGCAAAAGAGTTGCTCTTGCTAACAAAGAGACACTTGTGACAGGTGGAAAGATTATAAAAAGGATTCTTTCCCAAAAACAAGCAAAAGATTCTCTCCCTCTTCTTATTCCTGTTGATTCAGAGCACAGTGCTATTTTTCAGTGCCTAGTAGGTGAAGACAAAAAAAATGTAAAAAAGATAATTCTCACAGCATCGGGAGGGCCTTTCAGAGGCAAAAAACTCAAAGACTTGCAAAGTGTCAATGTGGAAGATGTGCTGAAGCATCCTACATGGAACATGGGCAAGAAAATCACAGTTGATTCTGCAACGCTTATAAACAAAGGCTTTGAAGTGATAGAAGCCATGTTTTTCTTTGATAAAAGATGTGATGATATTGATGTTGTTATACATCCTCAGAGTATTGTTCATTCAATGGTTGAATTTGTTGATGGGGCTATAAAAGCACAGCTATCTTATCCTGATATGCGCCTTCCGATTGAGTATGCGCTTACTTTTCCTGAAAGAAGCAGAGAAATAGTTATGCCACTCGAGCTTACAAAAATAAAAAATCTTACATTTGAAGAACCTGATTTTGATACATTCTTTTTGCTCAAAATTGCATATGAGTGTGCAAAAAAAGGAGAAAGTTACCCGATTGTGCTAAACGCTGCCAATGAGGAGGCTGTAAAATATTTCTTGGAAAGGAAAATTGGCTTTGTTGATATTATGAACTATGTAACTAAAATTATTGAAAGACACAGAGAGCAAAAGGTGGAATCCATTCAAGACATTTTGGAAATCGACGCAGAGGCAAGGCAGAAGTTTAAAAATCTTGTGGAAGGTGAGAAAAACTAA
- a CDS encoding phosphatidate cytidylyltransferase produces the protein MKQRIITAIWGITLVALANFLGGIWLKIFGALVAAVALYEFFNLFKIERYMLYLSIALSCIVVLSDVNIGNKMFVLFMLLFLLALIESFKNRIASQNIIYVMFSFIYIVFPILFLVLLDEFESGKRLIWLPYLICWLSDTFAYFAGLALGKRRIWSNISPKKSLEGFFGAMVGGMVAVWFYQFVFSNKNFDLQTLFVSTVEGIILSIIAHTGDLFASMLKRQQQKKDFGFILPGHGGVLDRFDSLIMVTPIIYFLAKFGLF, from the coding sequence ATGAAACAGAGAATAATCACTGCTATCTGGGGAATAACGTTGGTAGCTTTGGCAAATTTTCTTGGTGGTATTTGGCTAAAGATTTTTGGTGCTCTTGTTGCAGCAGTTGCTCTGTATGAATTTTTCAATTTGTTTAAGATAGAAAGATATATGCTATATTTGAGCATAGCATTGAGCTGCATTGTTGTTCTCAGTGATGTTAATATTGGTAACAAAATGTTTGTTTTATTTATGCTTCTTTTTCTACTTGCCCTTATAGAAAGCTTTAAAAACAGGATAGCTTCGCAAAATATAATTTATGTTATGTTTTCTTTCATTTATATAGTTTTTCCTATATTGTTTTTAGTGCTTTTGGATGAATTTGAAAGTGGAAAAAGATTAATATGGCTACCATATCTTATATGCTGGCTTTCAGATACTTTTGCGTATTTTGCTGGTCTTGCACTTGGCAAAAGGAGAATATGGAGTAATATAAGTCCTAAGAAAAGTTTAGAAGGCTTTTTTGGAGCAATGGTTGGAGGTATGGTTGCTGTTTGGTTTTATCAGTTTGTTTTTTCTAACAAGAATTTTGATTTACAAACCTTATTTGTAAGCACAGTGGAAGGTATAATATTGTCTATAATTGCCCATACAGGTGATTTGTTTGCTTCAATGCTAAAAAGACAGCAGCAGAAAAAAGACTTTGGTTTTATTTTACCAGGTCACGGTGGTGTGCTTGACAGGTTTGACAGCTTAATTATGGTCACACCAATAATCTATTTTCTTGCAAAATTTGGGTTATTTTAA
- the frr gene encoding ribosome recycling factor: MAEPIQVAEEKMKKAIETLKEEFATVRAGRANPHILDKVMVDYYGVPTPIPQVASITVPEARMIVIQPWEARMLKEIEKAIQKSDLGVNPTNDGKVIRLIFPELTEERRKELVKQVKKMAEDAKVAIRNIRREALDEYKKMKKNNEITEDDLKDAEEDVQKLHDKYIEQIEKLLSAKEKEIMEV, from the coding sequence ATGGCAGAACCTATTCAGGTTGCAGAGGAGAAGATGAAAAAGGCAATTGAGACGTTAAAAGAGGAGTTTGCTACAGTCAGAGCAGGAAGAGCAAATCCTCATATTCTGGACAAGGTGATGGTTGACTATTATGGGGTTCCAACTCCCATTCCGCAGGTTGCAAGCATAACCGTTCCCGAAGCGAGAATGATTGTTATCCAGCCATGGGAAGCAAGAATGCTCAAAGAAATTGAAAAAGCCATTCAAAAGTCTGACCTTGGAGTAAATCCAACAAATGATGGAAAGGTTATAAGACTTATTTTCCCTGAACTCACAGAAGAAAGAAGAAAAGAACTTGTAAAACAGGTCAAAAAGATGGCTGAAGATGCAAAGGTGGCAATCAGGAACATAAGAAGAGAGGCGCTTGATGAGTACAAAAAAATGAAAAAGAACAATGAAATTACAGAAGATGATCTCAAAGATGCCGAAGAGGATGTCCAAAAACTTCACGACAAATACATAGAGCAAATTGAGAAACTTTTGAGTGCAAAGGAAAAGGAGATTATGGAAGTATAG
- the pyrH gene encoding UMP kinase, with product MVNPKYKRVILKLSGEALGGEKGFGIDWQVVETICDEIEKVRELGVEVAIVVGGGNFFRGRSAEHIDRATADYMGMLATVINSLALQSILEKRGIPTRVQSAIEMRQIAEPYIRRRAIRHLEKGRVVIFACGTGNPFFSTDTAAALRAAEIEAEAILLAKKVDGVYDSDPKKNPNAKKYDFITYLDVINQRLEVMDSTATSMCMDNEIPILVFELAKGNILKAVMGENIGTIVNVKEAK from the coding sequence ATGGTTAATCCAAAGTACAAAAGGGTAATATTAAAATTAAGTGGTGAAGCTTTGGGCGGTGAAAAGGGTTTTGGAATTGACTGGCAGGTTGTTGAAACCATCTGTGATGAGATTGAAAAGGTAAGGGAGCTTGGGGTAGAAGTTGCTATTGTAGTTGGTGGAGGCAACTTCTTCAGAGGAAGAAGTGCTGAACACATAGACAGGGCAACAGCCGACTATATGGGAATGCTTGCAACTGTTATTAATTCACTTGCACTTCAGAGCATTCTTGAAAAAAGAGGCATTCCGACAAGAGTTCAGAGCGCAATAGAGATGAGACAGATTGCAGAACCGTACATCCGACGCCGGGCAATTCGCCATCTGGAAAAGGGAAGGGTTGTGATTTTTGCTTGTGGTACAGGCAATCCTTTCTTCTCAACAGACACTGCTGCAGCTTTGCGTGCTGCTGAGATTGAAGCAGAAGCAATACTTCTTGCAAAAAAAGTAGATGGTGTTTATGACAGTGACCCGAAGAAAAATCCAAATGCTAAAAAGTATGACTTTATCACTTACTTAGATGTCATCAATCAGCGACTTGAGGTTATGGACTCAACAGCAACATCTATGTGCATGGACAATGAAATTCCTATTTTGGTGTTTGAGCTTGCAAAAGGAAATATTCTCAAGGCTGTTATGGGCGAAAACATAGGAACAATTGTAAATGTAAAGGAGGCAAAGTAA
- a CDS encoding nucleotide sugar dehydrogenase, protein MNSVCVIGLGYVGLPLALSFAMKGYKVFGVDSNEKLVEELKKGETHHLESYKGKTIQEILKEQLENENFIPTTDYRKALENVNDIIVTVPIPVYGGKPYFDYLVSCAEEISKNLRKNQLILLRSTVVPGTTRNIFLPILEENGLKCGEDFYLAYASERIAEGKAFEEFENMPTALAGFCENSVRRAVDLIKVICKEEIIVASSFEVVETAKVIENLQRDINIAMVNEFERFTKAMNLDIFEVIKVANTHKRVNLLYPGPGVGGFCIPNAFYYLDAKAQELGIELKISKTARMFNEGIPGYISDLVMKTIEKYKCSKKVAVLGIAMKDYSSDDRLSPAIEIIKILQARGVEVKAFDPAVKTEYDFKVSSLQETLKDVQLVLILAKQHGIEFEEIFEYIPPSEAIIIDTRNVFSYNDAKEKGFVLEKI, encoded by the coding sequence TTGAATAGCGTATGTGTAATTGGACTTGGATATGTTGGTCTTCCCCTTGCTCTTTCGTTTGCAATGAAAGGTTATAAAGTCTTTGGTGTTGATAGCAATGAAAAATTGGTTGAGGAGCTTAAAAAGGGAGAGACTCACCATTTAGAAAGTTACAAAGGGAAGACTATACAGGAGATTTTAAAGGAGCAGCTTGAAAATGAAAACTTTATTCCCACGACAGATTACAGAAAAGCACTTGAAAATGTGAACGATATAATAGTTACAGTACCAATTCCTGTTTATGGAGGGAAACCTTATTTTGATTATCTTGTTTCATGTGCCGAAGAGATAAGCAAAAACTTGAGAAAAAATCAGTTAATACTTTTACGCTCAACTGTTGTGCCGGGTACAACAAGAAATATATTTCTCCCGATATTAGAAGAGAATGGCTTGAAATGTGGAGAGGACTTTTATTTGGCCTATGCCTCAGAGAGGATTGCAGAGGGAAAGGCTTTTGAAGAGTTTGAAAATATGCCTACTGCTTTGGCAGGATTTTGTGAAAATAGCGTAAGAAGAGCTGTTGATTTGATAAAGGTGATATGTAAAGAGGAGATAATTGTTGCATCGTCGTTTGAAGTTGTTGAGACAGCAAAGGTTATAGAGAATCTGCAAAGGGATATAAATATTGCGATGGTAAACGAGTTTGAGAGATTTACAAAGGCGATGAACCTTGATATATTTGAGGTAATAAAGGTTGCAAACACTCACAAAAGAGTAAATCTCTTGTATCCTGGACCTGGGGTTGGAGGATTTTGCATCCCTAATGCATTTTATTATTTAGATGCAAAGGCACAGGAGCTGGGTATTGAGCTAAAAATTTCTAAAACAGCAAGAATGTTTAATGAAGGCATACCTGGTTATATTTCTGACCTTGTTATGAAAACTATCGAAAAGTACAAATGTTCAAAAAAGGTTGCGGTGCTTGGCATTGCGATGAAAGATTATTCTTCTGACGACAGGCTCAGCCCAGCTATTGAAATAATTAAAATCTTACAAGCTCGAGGCGTTGAGGTTAAAGCGTTTGACCCTGCGGTAAAAACCGAATATGATTTTAAAGTCAGCAGCTTGCAAGAGACTTTGAAAGATGTACAGCTTGTTTTGATTTTGGCAAAGCAGCATGGGATAGAGTTTGAAGAAATTTTTGAGTACATTCCTCCTTCTGAGGCAATTATTATTGATACACGAAATGTGTTTTCTTACAATGATGCAAAAGAAAAGGGATTTGTGCTGGAGAAGATATAA